From Slackia heliotrinireducens DSM 20476:
CGGGCACGCATCTCGGTCTGGATGCGGGCGATGTCCTTCTTGACTTGCTTCACGCGAGCCGTGTTGTCCAACTGGCTGGTAGCCATCTGGAAACGCAGGTTGAACAGCTCGGCGCGAGCATCCTTGAGCTTGGCGGCCAAATCCTCGGCGGAAAGCTCACGAATTTCAGCTGGCTTCATTATTCAGCAGCCTCCGTTTCCTGTTGTTCCCTGGTCACGATCTTGCACTTGATGGGCAGCTTGTTGATAGCGAGACGCAGAGCTTCACGAGCAACGGCATCTTCGACGCCGGCGATCTCGAACATGATGCGGCCCGGTTTGACAACGGCTACCCAGCCCTCGGGGTTGCCCTTGCCGGAACCCATGCGGGTTTCAGCGGGCTTCTGGGTAATCGGCTTGTCCGGGAAGATGGTGATCCAAACCTTGCCGCCACGCTTCATTTCACGAGTCATAGCGACACGAGCAGCCTCGATCTGGCGGTTGGTGATCCAGTGAGCCTCGAGGGCCTGGATGCCGTAATCGCCGTGGTTCAACTTGGTGTAGCCCTTGGCCTTACCCTTCATCGAACCGCGCTGCACCTTGCGGTGCCTCACACGCTTAGGAGCTAGCATTATTTAGCACCCCTTTCGTTGCGGTCGTTGCGGCGTCCGCCACGGTCGTTGCGACGGCCGCGAGTCGGACGGGAGTTGCCTTCCAGAGCCGGCTGCGGAACCTTGCCACCAGGCAGAACTTCGCCGTGGTAGATCCAGACCTTGACGCCGATGGCGCCCATGGTGGTCCTTGCGGTTGCGAAGCCGTAGTCGATCTTGGCACGCAGGGTGTGCAGAGGCACACGGCCTTCGCGGTACCACTCACGACGGCTCATCTCAGCGCCGCCCAGACGGCCGGAGCACTGAATACGGATGCCCTGAGCACCGCTCTTGCGGGCGGACTGGACAGCCTTGCGCATGGCGCGACGGAAAGCCACGCGGCCTTCCAGCTGCTCTGCGACGGACTTAGCGACCAGAACAGCGTCGAGCTCGGGGCGCTTGACCTCGATGACCTCGATGTTGACCGCGCCATTGGCGACCTTGGCAACATCCTTGCGGAGGTTCTCGATTTCGGCGCCCTTCTTGCCGATAACAACACCCGGGCGAGCCGTGGTGATGATGATCTTGATCTTGTCGCCAGCGCGCTCGATTTCGATCTTCGAAACGGCGGCCTTCTCCAGCTGCTTCTCAAGGAACTTGCGGATAGCCAAGTCGTTTTCCAGGTTCTTGGCGTAATCCTTGTCAGCGTACCAACGGCTACGCCAATCCTCGGTGATGCCGAGACGGAAGCCGGTGGGCATTACTTTCTGACCCATGCGGTTATGCCTCCTCTCGCGGCGCGACGATGACGGTGATGTGGCTGGTGCGCTTACGGATGCGGGACGCAGAGCCCTTGGCGCGCGGGGTGAAGCGCTTCATGGTGGGGCCTTCGTCGGCATACGTGGTCTTGACGACCAGGTTGTTCGCACTCATGTCGTGGTTGTTCGTAGCGTTGGCCACAGCGGAATCCAGGACCTTCAGGATGGTCTCGGAGATGGCGCGCTCAGAGAACATGAGGATCTCGCGGGCGCGGGCAACATCCTTGCCGCGGATCTGGTCAAGCACGATGCGTGCCTTGCGGGGGCTCACACGCACGTACTTTGCGGTTGCTTTTGCTTCCATGTGTGCTTACCTCCTTACTTCTTCTTCTTGTCGGCATGGCCCTTGAACGTACGCGTAGGCGCGAACTCGCCCAGCTTGTGTCCGACCATGGACTCGGTGACGTACACGGGCACATGCTTGCGGCCATCATGCACAGCGATGGTGTGACCCACCATTTCCGGGAAGATGGTCGAAGCACGGGACCACGTTTTGACAACGTTCTTTTCGCCAGCAGCGTTCATCGCCTGAATGCGACCCAGGAGACGCGGCTCGACGAAAGGACCTTTCTTCAAACTTCTGCTCACAGTTTCTCCTTAACGTAACGTCGCTTACTTCTTGCGGCGACGGATGATCAGGCGGCTCGACGCCTTCTTCGGATTGCGGGTGCGGTGACCCTTGGTGGGAACGCCCCACGGGCTGACCGGATGACGGCCTGCGGTCTTGTTCTTGCCCTCGCCGCCACCATGGGGATGGTCGACAGGGTTCATGACGGTACCGCGGACGGTCGGACGGATGCCCTTCCAGCGGTTGCGGCCTGCCTTGCCGATCTTCACGTTGGCATGGTCGGCGTTGCCAACCTCACCAATCGTGGCGCGGCAGGTAAGGAGAACGCGGCGCATCTCAGAAGAGGGCATGCGGAGGATGGCGTAGTTGCCTTCCTTGCCCATCAGCTGGATGGAGGTGCCGGCGGAACGGGCCAGGGCGGCGCCGCGGCCGGGCTGCAGCTCGACAGCATGAATCAGAGTACCGACGGGGATGTCGGCCAGAGGCATGGCGTTGCCGGGCTTGATGTCTGCATTGGGGCCGGAGACGACCATGTCGCCGACCTGCAGGCCCTTCGGATGAAGGATGTAGCGCTTCTCGCCGTCCACATAGTGGAGCAGAGCGATGCGGGCGGAGCGGTTCGGGTCGTACTCGATGGTAGCGACCTTGGCGGGCACGCCGTCCTTGTTGCGCTTGAAATCGATGATGCGGTAACGACGCTTGTTGCCGCCACCCTGATGACGGGTGGTGATGCGACCGTTGTTGTTGCGTCCTGCCTTCTTGGGCAGAGGCGCAAGCAGCGACTTCTCCGGCTTGTCCGTCGTGATCTCGGCGAAGTCCGAGACCGTCTGGAAGCGGCGACCGGGGCTAGTCGGCTTGTACTGCTTGACTCCCATTTCTTTCCTAACGTTTGTGGGCAACTGCTCGCGTGCACACTCCATTGCACGTACCAGAAACCCTGCTTACACGGTGTGGAAGCGATGGCCGAACAGGCATTGTTTCGGAGTGAATGCCTTCGACGCCGTTTCCACGCGTCCGGGTGTATCCATACTTCTCCCGACGCAAAGGAAGATTATATAGAGGCAAAAGGACTGCTTCAAGTGCAAAAACCGTCTCCACACAACCTGCGCGAATGCGGTTTCCTGCGTTCGGCCCGGCTCGTACAGATGCGGGAAACGCCCCGAGTTGCCGATGCGGACGTCGAGTCGACATGGATACACCCGGATACGTGGTGTTAGTGTACGGACATAAAAGTTTTTGCGGTGCAACATGCAGGTTCGTAATGTCCTTACATATATAGAAGGGCCCGACGCATCTGGGCATCGGGCCGAATAAAGCTTGCTATTTGGAAGTCTTGCGGGTGGTTTTCTTCGTCGCGGTCTTTCGGGTGGTCCTCTTCGCAGGGGCCTTCTTGTCCTCCGCGCCCTCCTCCTTCTCCTTGCCGGGGCAGTCGAAGTTGGGACACAGCTTCCACGGTCCGCGACCGGTAGTCACAATCACCATGGGTGCGCCGCAGTCGGGGCAAACCTCCTCGGTGGCCTTGAGCTCGCCATGTTGCGGCAACGGGTAGCTTACGCCGCATTCCTCATAGTTCTCGCATCGGATGAACCGCTTCAATGTGCGCGGATTGCGCTGCGCGATGAGTTTCTTGTCCAAGCCCTTTTCGGCGCAGGCCTTGCAGGCGCCTACAATCACATCGGGTTCCTGGTTGCTGTCGCAGTTGGGGTCGATGCACTGGACGCGCGGCTTAGAGCGGAATGCCGTCACCTTGATCTGAGGCATGCCGCACACCGGGCATTTCTCCTCAACCACTTCCACTTTGCCTTTCGGCAGCGGGTAGGTGACATCGCACTCAGGCCAGCCCGAGCACCCGATGAACATGGATTTCGTCTTATTGGAGGCGCGCATCTGCAGGTCCTTGCCGCATTTGGGGCAGGTACCCACATAGGCATCGGCCGCCACGGCGTCGCCCAGGGCGCTGGCGACCTCTTCGGAATGAGGCATGAGCTCCTTAAGCACGTCGTTGAGAATGTCACGGGACAGATCGACGACCTCTTTCTGAGTCTTATCTCCGTCGGCGATCTGGTTCATGTCCTTTTCCAGCTCGGCCGTCATGCCCGGGCTGGTGATCTGCGGCGCGAAACGACCCAAAGCGTCGCACACGGCAATGCCCAGCTGGCTCGGCTCGATGGGGTCGTTCTGGATGTACTTCACATTGTAGAGCCGGTCGATGATCGAATGGCGCGTGGCCTTGGTGCCCAAGCCCAACTTCTCCATCTCCTGGATGAGCTTGCCCTGGGAATAGCGCGCGGGGGGCTCGGTCTGCTTTTGCTCGCAGGTTGCGCCCAGGAAATCGACCTGCTGCCCTTCGTTGAGCTGCGGCAGGATGGTGTCTTTTTTCGCGCCGTAAGGATAGATGGCCCTGAAGCCCGGCTTGACGACCACGTCGCCGCGGGTGATGAACGTCTCGTCATTGACGTCGACAGACACCTTCGTGCCCTCGATGACGGCGGCGTCGGAAAGCGTGGCCAGGAACCGACGTGCGATGAGGTTGTAAAGCTTCCACTCCGCAGGCTGCAGCTTATCGGGGCTGGCGGCCTGCATGGGGACGATGGGCGGATGGTCGGTGGATTCCTGCTTGCCGCGTGTGGGCGTAAGCGTGCCTTTGGCCAGCAGCTGGCGGCAATAGGGCTCGTACGCGGGCACTTCGGACAGGGTCTTCACCATGGCAGGAAGGTCGAAGGAGGACGGGTACACCGTGTTGTCCACACGGGGGTACGACGTGTAACCGGCCATGTACAGGCTTTCAGCCAGGCGCATGGTACGGGCAGGCGACAGCCCCTCGGCGGCGGCCGCAGCCATAAGGCCCGTGGTGTTGAAGGGCGTGGGCGCCGAAACGGTGCGCTTGCGCTTCTCGATGCCGGACACGGTGCCGAACTGGGCGCCGTTGACGGCGTTCATGACGGCGTCGGCCGCTTCCTGCGTCTTGAAGCGACCTTCCTTGTGGGTGGCTTCGAAAGGCTCGATTCCATCGGAGAACTTGGCCTTGATGACCCAGTAGTCTTCCGGCACGAACGCCATGCGTTCGCGTTCGCGCTCCACGATGAGCGCCAACGTGGGGGTCTGCACGCGGCCCGAGGAACGCACGTTGCCGTAGCCCGCGAATTTCACAATGGTGAGATACCGCGTAAGCACGGCACCCCAGATGAGGTCGATCTCCTGACGGCTTTCGCCCGCATGCGCGAGGTTCATGTCCAGCTCGACCAGATTCTCGAACGCATGGGTGATCTCGGGCTTGATCAAAGCGGAATAGCGCGCGCGGGACACCGGGGCCGTGGTGTTGACCTCACGGATGCAGCTGAGCGCATCGGAGCCGATGAGCTCGCCTTCGCGGTCGAAGTCGGTCGCGATGATGATGTCATCGGCCTTTTTCGCAAGGTTCTTCAGGCTGCGGATGATGTCCTTCTCTTTGGGATTCTTCTGAATGGGCGCGTACACCAGGTACGGCAGCGCATCCATCTTCCAGGAACCGCCGATGGCCACACCGTCGGCCAAAAACGGCTTGCGTTTGGTCTTGAACGGCGGCTTAGGCAGAAACGACGGGATGTCCACCTTGTAGCTTGCGCCGTCATCGGGCGTGGCCAGCCAACCCTTGTTGCGCTTGTAGGTGATGGTCGGCACGAAATCAGGTTCGAGAATATGGCCGCGCAGACCGATGGAAACCCACTCTTCCCCATCGCGCTCGAACCGGTATACGGGCGTGTTGTATACCTTGTCGCTTTTCGGTTTCTTCACGCCGAGCAGTTCGGCGATTCTTTGGGCAGCGTTGTTTTTCTCGGTTACGACTAGCTTCATGGACGTCCCCTCCGACACGTACGGAAAGTCTGATTCCCCATTGATATCTCATGCACGCCTTTTGGCGATTGGGTTTTGGGTTGATAGGATACACGATTTTTTGGCAAAGGGAACGAGATCCTGAGCCTAATTTAAATCTGATATTGTCCTGAATCTTTTTGGAACTCAACCTGATTCGAACCTGAACCAAACCTTGCATCAACCTGATTTCCGCCTGAATCCGACCTGATGAACCCTCTATTTGAACCTGATCGCAGGCTGATTTTCCATTCGTACTGCGCACACCTGCTCGCTCACGGCGGCAATTTCGCGCATTGCCGAAGACGCATGAAGCGGAAACGTGAAGCGAAAGGAACGGGCTCCCCATCGTCCGAATATGCGCCCCTTTTGACGCGAAAAAGCACTGACGGCAACCGCCCTCCTGGCACACGGGATACGGAACGGCATCTGGGAATGCGTCGACCGCGACCATCCCAAGACGAGGGAAACAACGCCTTCCAACAAAAAAAGAACGGGCATGAGAGCCCGTTCCTATCCCCTATATATATTTGTAAGGAAAGCTATTCTTGGATGCTCTTGTAGAACGTGCAATCCTCGAAAACTTCTTCGATGTTCTTGCCATCGATCCACTTGATGCGAACAAGCTCGCTCAGTGTAGGAACGAGTTCCGAACAATCCGTAAAGTGACCCTTGTCATTCTTTACGGCACAATCCTGTGCACGCCAATACCCATCGGTGTGGGTAAGGTAATAGGTCTTATCGCCGATCTCCATGAAGATGCGAGTGTGTGCGCGCAGGTAGTTGCAGAACTCGTCAAAAGTAAGTTCGAGCGACTCCTCAGCTTGCTGTCCCATGGCTGACTCCTTCCGTCACAGCTGCGGATCCCATTGAACCGCGGCCTTGCCTCTTATACCGACTATCTTACTATACAAACCCCCCGAAACGAGTTGCGAAACGCAGGCGGTTGCTCGATTTTGGAAATTCTTTCCAATCCGCCATCGTCAGGCGCCCGTCGCCGCTTCGTGATTCGCAATGATTTGCAGCCGCACAAGGATACAAGAAGGGCACCGCGATTACCACGGCGCCCATCCATGTGATCTCGGAATGTTGTTAAAAACTAGAACTCAAGGTTCTTGAAGGCCTCGGGGACCTCCTTGTAGCCCTTGGACTTCACAGCACCGACGATAATGCCGATGGCCAGCCAGATGAAGCCGACGGTCATCGTGAACGTCTCGAAGCCGGTGAAGATGAAGAACAGAATGGCAATGCCGCAGAACGGGCAGATGATGTAGCGCAGGACGGCGTACGCGCCACGCTT
This genomic window contains:
- the rpmC gene encoding 50S ribosomal protein L29: MKPAEIRELSAEDLAAKLKDARAELFNLRFQMATSQLDNTARVKQVKKDIARIQTEMRAREIAANGALK
- the rplP gene encoding 50S ribosomal protein L16, with amino-acid sequence MLAPKRVRHRKVQRGSMKGKAKGYTKLNHGDYGIQALEAHWITNRQIEAARVAMTREMKRGGKVWITIFPDKPITQKPAETRMGSGKGNPEGWVAVVKPGRIMFEIAGVEDAVAREALRLAINKLPIKCKIVTREQQETEAAE
- the rpsC gene encoding 30S ribosomal protein S3 translates to MGQKVMPTGFRLGITEDWRSRWYADKDYAKNLENDLAIRKFLEKQLEKAAVSKIEIERAGDKIKIIITTARPGVVIGKKGAEIENLRKDVAKVANGAVNIEVIEVKRPELDAVLVAKSVAEQLEGRVAFRRAMRKAVQSARKSGAQGIRIQCSGRLGGAEMSRREWYREGRVPLHTLRAKIDYGFATARTTMGAIGVKVWIYHGEVLPGGKVPQPALEGNSRPTRGRRNDRGGRRNDRNERGAK
- the rplV gene encoding 50S ribosomal protein L22 — translated: MEAKATAKYVRVSPRKARIVLDQIRGKDVARAREILMFSERAISETILKVLDSAVANATNNHDMSANNLVVKTTYADEGPTMKRFTPRAKGSASRIRKRTSHITVIVAPREEA
- the rpsS gene encoding 30S ribosomal protein S19, encoding MSRSLKKGPFVEPRLLGRIQAMNAAGEKNVVKTWSRASTIFPEMVGHTIAVHDGRKHVPVYVTESMVGHKLGEFAPTRTFKGHADKKKK
- the rplB gene encoding 50S ribosomal protein L2, which gives rise to MGVKQYKPTSPGRRFQTVSDFAEITTDKPEKSLLAPLPKKAGRNNNGRITTRHQGGGNKRRYRIIDFKRNKDGVPAKVATIEYDPNRSARIALLHYVDGEKRYILHPKGLQVGDMVVSGPNADIKPGNAMPLADIPVGTLIHAVELQPGRGAALARSAGTSIQLMGKEGNYAILRMPSSEMRRVLLTCRATIGEVGNADHANVKIGKAGRNRWKGIRPTVRGTVMNPVDHPHGGGEGKNKTAGRHPVSPWGVPTKGHRTRNPKKASSRLIIRRRKK
- a CDS encoding DNA topoisomerase I; this encodes MKLVVTEKNNAAQRIAELLGVKKPKSDKVYNTPVYRFERDGEEWVSIGLRGHILEPDFVPTITYKRNKGWLATPDDGASYKVDIPSFLPKPPFKTKRKPFLADGVAIGGSWKMDALPYLVYAPIQKNPKEKDIIRSLKNLAKKADDIIIATDFDREGELIGSDALSCIREVNTTAPVSRARYSALIKPEITHAFENLVELDMNLAHAGESRQEIDLIWGAVLTRYLTIVKFAGYGNVRSSGRVQTPTLALIVERERERMAFVPEDYWVIKAKFSDGIEPFEATHKEGRFKTQEAADAVMNAVNGAQFGTVSGIEKRKRTVSAPTPFNTTGLMAAAAAEGLSPARTMRLAESLYMAGYTSYPRVDNTVYPSSFDLPAMVKTLSEVPAYEPYCRQLLAKGTLTPTRGKQESTDHPPIVPMQAASPDKLQPAEWKLYNLIARRFLATLSDAAVIEGTKVSVDVNDETFITRGDVVVKPGFRAIYPYGAKKDTILPQLNEGQQVDFLGATCEQKQTEPPARYSQGKLIQEMEKLGLGTKATRHSIIDRLYNVKYIQNDPIEPSQLGIAVCDALGRFAPQITSPGMTAELEKDMNQIADGDKTQKEVVDLSRDILNDVLKELMPHSEEVASALGDAVAADAYVGTCPKCGKDLQMRASNKTKSMFIGCSGWPECDVTYPLPKGKVEVVEEKCPVCGMPQIKVTAFRSKPRVQCIDPNCDSNQEPDVIVGACKACAEKGLDKKLIAQRNPRTLKRFIRCENYEECGVSYPLPQHGELKATEEVCPDCGAPMVIVTTGRGPWKLCPNFDCPGKEKEEGAEDKKAPAKRTTRKTATKKTTRKTSK